Proteins from a genomic interval of Lolium perenne isolate Kyuss_39 chromosome 1, Kyuss_2.0, whole genome shotgun sequence:
- the LOC127314229 gene encoding WAT1-related protein At5g07050 produces the protein MAMQQQGGAEETLMQRCKPYLAMISLQFGYAGMNVITKVSLNHGMSHYVLVVYRHAFATLSIAPFALILERKVRPRMTLRVFINIFLLALMGPVIDQNFYYAGLKYTSPTFSCAMSNMLPAMTFVMAVIFRMEKVNLKKARCVAKVAGTLVTVAGAMLMTLYKGRAMEMIWSKHTHLHDGPHQDAAAAAKDWFKGSIFLIIATLAWASLFILQGPTLTRYNAPLTLTMLICFVGTLQAIVVTLAMEHTTDVWKIGFDMNLLAAAYAGIVTSSIAYYVQGLVIQVRGPVFASAFSPLMMIVVAIMGSFILAENIYLGGIIGSVLIVAGLYSVLWGKHKESVEKKDIEATEIPVAIKGVDANGRIMDIVELDEVQLEKAKANGKAVTISVPAEEARMQRDGEN, from the exons ATGGCGATGCAGCAGCAGGGCGGCGCCGAGGAGACGCTGATGCAGCGGTGCAAGCCGTACCTGGCGATGATCTCGCTGCAGTTCGGGTACGCCGGCATGAACGTGATCACCAAGGTGTCGCTGAACCACGGCATGAGCCATTACGTGCTCGTCGTCTACCGCCACGCCTTCGCCACCCTCTCCATCGCGCCCTTCGCGCTCATTCTGGAGCGCAAGGTCCGGCCGCGGATGACCCTCCGGGTCTTCATCAACATCTTCCTCCTCGCCCTCATGGGCCCCGTCATCGACCAAAACTTCTACTACGCGGGGCTCAAGTACACCTCGCCCACCTTCTCCTGCGCCATGAGCAACATGCTCCCCGCCATGACCTTCGTCATGGCGGTCATCTTCAGGATGGAGAAGGTGAACCTCAAGAAGGCCAGGTGCGTGGCCAAGGTGGCCGGCACGCTGGTCACGGTCGCCGGAGCCATGCTCATGACGCTCTACAAGGGCCGCGCCATGGAGATGATCTGGTCTAAGCACACCCACCTCCACGACGGCCCGCACCAggacgctgccgctgccgccaaggACTGGTTTAAGGGGTCCATTTTCCTCATCATCGCCACCCTCGCCTGGGCATCCCTCTTCATCCTACAG GGCCCGACGCTGACGAGGTACAACGCGCCGCTGACCCTGACCATGCTCATCTGCTTCGTGGGCACCCTGCAGGCCATCGTGGTCACGTTGGCCATGGAGCACACCACCGACGTCTGGAAGATCGGCTTCGACATgaacctcctcgccgccgcctacGCC GGTATCGTGACGTCGAGCATTGCCTACTACGTGCAAGGGCTGGTGATCCAGGTCCGGGGCCCGGTCTTCGCCTCGGCCTTCAGCCCGCTCATGATGATCGTGGTGGCCATCATGGGCTCTTTCATCCTTGCAGAGAACATCTATCTCGGAGG GATCATCGGGtccgtcctcatcgtcgccggccTCTACTCGGTGCTCTGGGGGAAGCACAAGGAGAGCGTGGAGAAGAAGGATATCGAGGCGACCGAGATCCCCGTGGCGATCAAGGGCGTCGATGCCAACGGCAGGATCATGGACATCGTGGAGCTGGACGAGGTGCAGCTGGAGAAGGCCAAGGCCAACGGCAAGGCGGTCACCATCTCGGTGCCTGCCGAGGAAGCCCGGATGCAGCGCGACGGCGAGAACTGA